The sequence below is a genomic window from Pyrobaculum sp. 3827-6.
TGGCCATGGCGCTTAGTAGCATATCCGTCACGCTAAACGCCCTGCGGCTTAGGAGGGCGTAGACGCTTTATCTAAGGTACTTCTCCACGGCCCTCCGTACTATTGGGTCTGCGATGGCGTAGTGCTCCCCCGTCTTTTCGAGGATTCCCATTTTGACGAGGTGGTGGATTAGCTCTGTGAAGTTCTTGTCGTCGATCTCGGCCCCCTCCTGGGCCTCCACCGCCCTCTTGATTTCCGCCCACCTCATCGGCCTTAGAGCCGCGGCCTTTAGTATGGCGCGGTATCTGGCCTCTGCTCTAGACTTTACGAGGAGTTTCTCCAGCTCGGCCGCCTCCTGCCGCGCGGCTGTGTCTGCAATCTCTTCTAGACTGCCTATGCCCGATGACCTCGCCCATCCGTAGTAGGTGAGCCCAAGGCGCGGATTAATTTTCCTTTCAGCGAATCTTCGCGTCTTAGGAGGCCTGTAAGGGCTCTGCCCAGCTCGGCGGCGAAGCCACGGGCCGTAACGCGGCCGGCGACAACCGCCGCCCTTCTAACGTCTATATAGATATGCGGCACGTTGAAGCTGTTGAGAAAGCTCTTCACCAGGCTTGATTTGCCTGTCCTCCTAAGCCCCAGCACGGCGGCTACGCGGCCCGTCTCGTATACGAGTCTCAGCATTTTAATTTCTTCTTCAAAATTGTAAAGCTCGTCGAGAGACTCCTTTGGCTCTAGCTTGAAGAGAGCTGGTACAACCACCAGTTACTGGTGGTACCACCAGTTAAAAACATTAAGAGCCGTAGCAAAGCGGCGGCATTAAGAGCGCCCCACTCTGCCCATCGCCTTTTCCGTGATGAACATCTCTATTAAGGTGCCAGGTGGCGGTGCTGGCCGCGGGCCCTTGTTGATAGGTCTGTATCAGCGTGAATAAGGACGTTGCGATCATTAAAAGGCGACCAGCTTACTTATAATCATATTACTTGAATCGTGATGAAGAAATGAAACAGTTGTTCTTAGTTATTGCCCGGGTTTCGCTAGGCGAGCTGGCGCTGGGCGGTTTCAGGTAGCCACTTAAGCGCCACTACCAACGCCACCGCCACTACGGCGTAGGTATACAGCAAGACCCCGGCCAGCGGGTTGTTAAACACGACGCCGAGGGTCTGGACGATGGAGGGGGTGAAGCCGCCGAATAGGCCAATCCCGATGTTAAACGCCAGCGACATGCCGGTGTAGCGCACCCTCGTCGGGAAGAGCTCCGCCAGGGCGGTCCCCAGTACGCTGAAGGTGAAGGCGGTGGTGAGGATAAGGACAAATATCAAGAGGGAGGCCAGCGCCACGCTTCTGACACCCGCCAGGGCGTAGTAGATTGGATAGAACACGGCGAGCCCCATGACGAGCCCCGCCATGTATATCCGCCTCCTCCCCACCTTATCCGCCATGTAGGCGTTTAATATATAGAAAGGTAGCTGGGCGATGGAGGCGGCGCCCACTGCCATGTTTGCATCCACGGGGTTCCACTTAAGGGCGTTTGTGAGGTAGGGGAATATGTAGCCGGTGGCGGTGTAGGCCATGACTGCGTGGCCGGCCGCCACGGCTATGCCCACCAACATGTAGAGAGGGTGCTTCGCAAAGGCCTCAACGATGGGTATCCTGGAGATGTTGCCCTCTGCCTTGATCTTCTCGAATAGGGGGGTCTCGGCGAGCCTAACCCTAAGCCAGAAGCCGAAAAGGGTGAGCACGATGGAGACTAGGAAGGGCACTCTCCAGCCCCACGCCTCGAAGTCGGCCTTGGGCAGAGTAAAGGCTGTGGCCACGAGGGTGAGGGAGGAGAGGCCGAGGCCGAGCGGCGGCGTCGCAGAGAGGAAGCCGGCGTAGAAAGCCCTCCTGTCCTGCGGCGCATGTTCCAGCACGTAGGTCACGGCGCCTCCGAACTCGCCCCCAAGCGCAACGCCTTGCAATATACGTAGCGCCGCCAGGAGGATTGGGGCCAGTATACCAACCTGATCGTACGTCGGGAGGAGGCCTATGAGGAAAGTTGAGGTGCCCATGAGTAGGAGGGTGGCGAGAAACGTGGTTTTCCTCCCCACGCGGTCGCCGAGATGTCCAAAAACAGCGGCGCCGAGGGGCCTCACGACAAATCCCGTTGCGAACACCAGCCAAGTGAGGATAATGGCGGCGGCTGGGTCCCCCTTCGGGAAAAACTTGGCCGCGATGTAGGGGGAAATCGAGGCGTAGGCAAAAAAATCATACCATTCAATCAACGTGCCGATTGTAGAGGCCGTGACTACAAACCTTAGAGACATAGGAACCAGATGTAGACAAAATTAAAGTATTGCCATATATAGAAGTAAGTAGCATATTGTTAAGTTCAGCTTAAGAGAGGCGTATAGGAGACCTCACCTAAGGTAAGAAGAGGCCTCCATATTCATTCGAGGCTCTGCTTCTTCACCTGCTTAGCTAGATTGACAAGTTTCTCTATGTATGGTAGATCGCGGCTTACCTGCTGGCTACTAAGCCTCGCTTCGTGGAACCCCTCTACGTGGAGAACCCGAGCCACCCGCCACCAAAGCCTCACCTCTTCGCCCACTACCCTAGACGCCGAGTCGACTGCTTGGAAAAGCAACTGGGCGGTCCAGCGGCCGTATTCACTCGCTCTCTCGGCCTCCCCGAGCCCCAGCGCAGTAGCCAGCGCCTTTACAGCCTCCTCAGCCGCCTTGTACAGTTTTTCGCTTGCTTGCACGGGATCTTTTTCAACGAGCCCCCTCCCCTCGTTAAGGAACCTCTCTGCTAGCTCTAGATGTGCCGCCGCGCGGCTATTTGGGTCAAGAGACAGCGCTTTTGAGATAAGGTCTACTAAATCAAGGCCTTGTCTCCTCGCTTTTTCCAGAAGAAAAAGCGGAATCTCCACAACTTGACATATCTCACTATTTAATAACTTAAGCGGGCTGTTGCGGCTGTTGTATAAATGGCGGGTGCGGCGCGAGAAACAGGACGTACATGCCAACGGCGGTGAAGACGACGAGGCCTATTGGGAGGGCCAGCTTTATCCACTCCTTGAAGCCGATCTTTAACACACTTGCCAGAACTATGTTGGGCACGTTTCCCGGCACGGTGAAGCCCCCCGCCAACACGAGCGAAATCAGGAAGCTACGGAGCGTCTCCACCGCCATGTCGGGGCTGACCAGCGCGGCCACCAGCGTGGCGTTGTCCGCCACGGCGGACAGAGTGCCGAATACGTACAGCACCTCTTTGCCGAGCCCCGCCACGGCCTCGGCCATTGGCTTAAAGAACTCCCCCAGTAGGGTGAGGGCGAATATGAAGATGAAAACCCTCGCGGCTCTGAGGAGCACCTCTCTCAGCTCAGGCTCGTAGGGCTCAATCTCGACTCCAAACGCCCCCACCCTCTTTAGGGTTAGATATG
It includes:
- a CDS encoding MFS transporter; this encodes MSLRFVVTASTIGTLIEWYDFFAYASISPYIAAKFFPKGDPAAAIILTWLVFATGFVVRPLGAAVFGHLGDRVGRKTTFLATLLLMGTSTFLIGLLPTYDQVGILAPILLAALRILQGVALGGEFGGAVTYVLEHAPQDRRAFYAGFLSATPPLGLGLSSLTLVATAFTLPKADFEAWGWRVPFLVSIVLTLFGFWLRVRLAETPLFEKIKAEGNISRIPIVEAFAKHPLYMLVGIAVAAGHAVMAYTATGYIFPYLTNALKWNPVDANMAVGAASIAQLPFYILNAYMADKVGRRRIYMAGLVMGLAVFYPIYYALAGVRSVALASLLIFVLILTTAFTFSVLGTALAELFPTRVRYTGMSLAFNIGIGLFGGFTPSIVQTLGVVFNNPLAGVLLYTYAVVAVALVVALKWLPETAQRQLA
- a CDS encoding PaREP1 family protein; amino-acid sequence: MEIPLFLLEKARRQGLDLVDLISKALSLDPNSRAAAHLELAERFLNEGRGLVEKDPVQASEKLYKAAEEAVKALATALGLGEAERASEYGRWTAQLLFQAVDSASRVVGEEVRLWWRVARVLHVEGFHEARLSSQQVSRDLPYIEKLVNLAKQVKKQSLE